From Paenibacillus sp. PK3_47, the proteins below share one genomic window:
- a CDS encoding alpha-ketoacid dehydrogenase subunit beta, translated as MAQMNMKEAIRDAMRVELSRDPNVMIFGEDVGNVGGVFRVTEGLQKEFGEERIFDTPLAESAIGGLAFGLGVQGFRPIAEIQFVGFIFEALDQIVIQAARLRYRSGGKYNAPIVFRTPFGGGVKAAELHTDSLEGLIAQSPGIKVVIPSNPYDAKGLLIASIRDNDPVFFMEHLNLYHAFRAEVPEGEYTVELGKANVVREGSDVSIITYGLMVHTATKAAEQLEKEGIKAEIIDLRTVSPIDIDTIVASVKKTNRAIVVQEAQKSSGVAAEVIAQINEKAILHLEAPVLRVAGPDTVYPFAQIEDTWIPTPARVITAVKQVLEF; from the coding sequence ATGGCACAAATGAATATGAAAGAAGCAATCCGCGACGCAATGCGCGTGGAACTGAGTCGTGACCCTAACGTCATGATCTTCGGAGAAGACGTTGGTAATGTAGGCGGCGTATTCCGTGTAACGGAAGGGCTGCAAAAAGAGTTTGGCGAAGAGCGTATCTTCGATACACCGCTTGCCGAATCCGCAATCGGCGGTCTGGCTTTCGGTCTGGGCGTACAAGGCTTCCGTCCGATCGCTGAAATCCAGTTCGTAGGTTTTATCTTTGAAGCACTCGACCAGATCGTTATCCAGGCTGCACGCCTGCGCTACCGTTCCGGCGGTAAATATAATGCTCCAATCGTATTCCGTACGCCTTTCGGCGGCGGTGTTAAAGCGGCAGAACTGCACACGGATTCCCTGGAAGGCCTGATTGCCCAAAGTCCTGGTATCAAGGTTGTTATTCCTTCCAACCCTTACGATGCCAAGGGACTGCTGATCGCCTCGATCCGTGACAATGACCCTGTATTCTTCATGGAACACTTGAACCTGTACCATGCGTTCCGCGCTGAAGTGCCGGAAGGCGAATACACCGTTGAGCTGGGCAAAGCAAATGTTGTCCGCGAAGGCTCTGACGTATCGATCATCACGTACGGCCTGATGGTACATACTGCTACCAAAGCGGCCGAACAGCTTGAGAAGGAAGGCATTAAGGCTGAAATTATTGACCTTCGTACAGTTAGTCCGATTGATATCGATACTATTGTAGCTTCTGTGAAGAAAACCAACCGTGCGATCGTTGTGCAGGAAGCACAAAAGAGCTCCGGTGTGGCGGCTGAAGTTATCGCACAAATCAACGAAAAAGCAATCCTTCATCTGGAAGCGCCTGTACTCCGTGTTGCAGGCCCGGATACTGTATATCCTTTTGCACAAATCGAGGATACCTGGATTCCAACACCAGCACGTGTAATTACAGCTGTTAAGCAAGTTCTGGAATTCTAA
- the pdhA gene encoding pyruvate dehydrogenase (acetyl-transferring) E1 component subunit alpha has protein sequence MTRVPYEVYTEDVEALSVLSPDGEVINKDKLPDLTDDQLKEIMYRMVFTRTWDDRAVNLGRQGRLGFYAPVSGQEATMIGSEFALEKEDFICPGYRDIPQLVWHGLPLYQAFLYSRGHQHGGQIPDGVNVLMPQIIIGAQILHATGIAMGFQLKKQKNVAITYTGDGGSSEGDFYEGLNFAGRFKLPVIFFVQNNGYAITTPFAKQTASKSIAHKAVAVGIPGIKVDGMDIFAVITAVREAAERARNGEGATLIEAVTYRFRPHSLSDDASKYRSKDEEGQWSEKDPINRLAKYLEKKGLWTEEDTLRVREEAKATVNEQIKKAEQTEKMTVSGLIDSMFEVTPKHLEEQKADFE, from the coding sequence ATGACCAGAGTTCCTTATGAAGTGTATACAGAGGACGTAGAGGCCCTTTCGGTGCTTTCGCCGGATGGAGAAGTTATCAACAAGGATAAACTGCCTGACCTTACTGATGATCAATTGAAAGAAATTATGTACCGTATGGTATTTACCCGTACATGGGATGACCGTGCTGTTAACCTGGGTCGTCAAGGCCGTCTTGGTTTCTATGCGCCGGTATCCGGCCAGGAAGCAACAATGATCGGCAGTGAATTTGCACTTGAGAAAGAAGACTTTATCTGCCCAGGCTACCGTGACATTCCTCAGCTGGTATGGCACGGGCTTCCATTATATCAAGCATTCCTGTATTCCCGCGGCCATCAGCATGGCGGACAAATTCCGGACGGCGTTAACGTCCTGATGCCTCAGATCATTATCGGTGCACAAATTCTGCACGCTACCGGAATCGCGATGGGCTTCCAGCTCAAGAAACAAAAGAACGTTGCAATCACTTATACAGGTGACGGCGGTTCTTCCGAAGGCGATTTCTATGAAGGCCTGAACTTTGCAGGACGCTTCAAATTGCCGGTAATCTTCTTTGTACAAAATAACGGCTACGCGATTACGACTCCGTTCGCTAAACAAACAGCTTCCAAATCCATTGCCCACAAGGCGGTAGCAGTCGGTATTCCGGGTATCAAAGTTGACGGTATGGACATTTTTGCGGTTATTACTGCAGTTCGCGAAGCTGCTGAACGTGCCCGCAATGGTGAAGGTGCTACGCTGATTGAAGCTGTAACTTACCGTTTCCGTCCGCATTCCCTCTCTGATGACGCCAGCAAATACCGTTCCAAGGACGAAGAAGGACAATGGAGCGAGAAGGATCCGATCAACCGTCTTGCCAAGTATTTGGAGAAGAAGGGCCTTTGGACCGAAGAAGATACACTGCGCGTAAGAGAAGAAGCGAAAGCGACTGTTAACGAGCAGATCAAAAAAGCAGAGCAAACCGAAAAAATGACCGTGTCCGGCTTGATCGACAGCATGTTCGAGGTAACTCCGAAGCATCTGGAAGAGCAAAAAGCCGATTTTGAATAA
- a CDS encoding alpha/beta hydrolase-fold protein codes for MSEPVFLKRTIVKQTLWSEHLQEERKLRIYLPPGYNEVLSYPVVYCQDGEEFFNFGRIATLAGQLIAEEDVEPFIIVGVEVNIPVRTQEYAPFGSRFNPYMACFAEEIVPFIEHNYPVRRTPDERIIAGDSLGGSVSLHIALAYPGLFSRVLSLSGAYYPESQDIIAREEDLSWLDINMVVGLQERDYQTDTGIYDFVQMNRDTRDLLASRGATVSYREKDGRHLWGFWQKELPESLLYFFNQ; via the coding sequence ATGAGCGAACCTGTTTTTCTGAAACGTACAATTGTTAAGCAAACCTTGTGGAGCGAACACCTGCAGGAAGAGCGGAAGCTGCGCATTTATCTTCCACCCGGTTATAATGAAGTTCTCAGCTATCCTGTTGTATACTGCCAGGACGGGGAGGAATTCTTCAACTTCGGCCGGATTGCCACCCTCGCCGGGCAACTGATTGCAGAAGAAGATGTGGAACCCTTCATTATTGTAGGTGTTGAAGTTAATATTCCTGTACGGACGCAAGAATATGCTCCCTTTGGCAGCAGATTTAATCCGTACATGGCCTGCTTCGCCGAGGAGATTGTTCCCTTCATTGAACATAATTATCCGGTCCGCCGCACGCCTGATGAGCGGATTATCGCCGGTGATTCACTGGGCGGCAGTGTCTCACTGCATATAGCCCTTGCTTACCCGGGATTGTTCAGCCGGGTTCTCAGCCTGTCCGGCGCCTATTACCCCGAATCCCAGGATATTATCGCCAGGGAAGAGGATCTCTCCTGGCTTGATATTAATATGGTCGTAGGTCTTCAAGAGCGTGATTATCAGACAGATACGGGAATTTATGATTTTGTGCAGATGAACCGGGATACAAGGGATTTGCTTGCATCCAGGGGAGCAACTGTATCCTATCGCGAAAAAGACGGCCGCCATCTCTGGGGATTCTGGCAAAAAGAGCTACCTGAATCATTACTCTATTTCTTTAACCAATAA
- a CDS encoding low molecular weight protein-tyrosine-phosphatase, producing the protein MINVLFVCLGNICRSPMAEAVLRSKIEQRKLDNRIAVDSAGTGDWHIGKVPHEGTRRILDQYGISYKNMTARLVNSDDFDRFDYIICMDKSNGENVRKLPGGDKAELLFFMDLLPEEELREVPDPYFTGNFEQVYDLISAGCDVLLDRIASEKL; encoded by the coding sequence ATCATAAATGTATTGTTCGTATGCCTGGGTAACATTTGCCGGTCGCCGATGGCGGAAGCGGTACTGCGCAGCAAGATTGAACAGCGTAAGCTGGACAACCGGATTGCGGTAGATTCAGCCGGTACCGGAGACTGGCATATCGGCAAAGTGCCGCACGAAGGTACCCGGCGGATACTGGACCAGTACGGGATCAGTTACAAGAATATGACTGCTCGGCTTGTGAACAGCGATGATTTTGACCGGTTTGATTATATTATCTGCATGGACAAGTCGAATGGCGAGAATGTTCGGAAGCTTCCCGGAGGGGATAAGGCGGAGCTGCTGTTTTTTATGGATCTGCTGCCGGAGGAAGAGCTCAGGGAGGTGCCTGACCCGTACTTTACCGGAAACTTTGAACAGGTCTATGACCTGATCAGTGCAGGCTGTGATGTGCTGCTTGACCGGATTGCCAGCGAAAAGCTGTAA
- a CDS encoding thiamine diphosphokinase: MPVSRVVIVAGGELSEDCLRLLDEGDFVIGADRGALFLVSHGITPDISVGDFDSVSPEDVIRIEQGSKEIISCDPVNKDLTDSEMALELALEQQPESILITGVTGTRMDQTLASIQMMTRALQRQVSCSIVDAHNYITLTGSHALVLDRGYTYVSLLPLTPEVTGITLQGFLYPLENATLKLGQSLAVSNRLLGESGIVTIESGLLLIIQSND, translated from the coding sequence TTGCCAGTGAGTCGTGTTGTTATTGTAGCCGGCGGAGAGCTGTCCGAAGATTGCCTTCGCCTATTAGATGAAGGGGATTTTGTGATCGGCGCGGACCGCGGGGCGTTGTTCCTGGTATCCCACGGCATTACACCCGATATATCTGTAGGGGATTTCGACTCCGTGTCTCCGGAGGATGTAATAAGAATTGAACAGGGAAGCAAGGAAATCATCAGCTGCGATCCGGTTAACAAGGATCTGACCGACAGTGAGATGGCGCTGGAGCTGGCCCTTGAACAACAGCCTGAGTCGATCCTGATTACAGGGGTAACAGGGACGCGGATGGATCAAACTCTTGCCAGTATCCAGATGATGACCCGTGCGCTCCAGCGGCAGGTAAGCTGCTCTATTGTAGATGCCCACAACTATATTACTTTGACAGGTTCCCATGCTTTGGTGCTCGACCGGGGGTATACCTACGTCTCTCTGCTGCCTCTGACTCCAGAAGTGACGGGAATAACCCTCCAGGGATTTTTGTATCCGCTGGAAAATGCTACGCTAAAGCTTGGACAATCACTTGCGGTAAGCAACCGTCTGCTTGGAGAGTCAGGTATCGTAACCATAGAGAGCGGACTGCTCCTGATTATTCAAAGCAACGATTAA
- a CDS encoding C40 family peptidase, with protein sequence MKKQQWFKQAIVIGMCTTIGFSTLIASGAGTAPVAAASVSSSSTGQKIINLGKKYMGTRYVFGASTSTTRYFDCSSFTKYIFSKYGVNLPRTSAAQSKVGKAVSKSNLRVGDLVFFSSGSRANGKNVTHVAVYAGNGKILHTYGKPGVTVSNLNSGTWKKTYLKARRVL encoded by the coding sequence ATGAAGAAGCAACAATGGTTCAAGCAAGCAATTGTCATCGGGATGTGCACTACTATCGGATTCAGCACCCTGATAGCTAGCGGAGCCGGCACAGCACCCGTTGCTGCCGCATCCGTGTCGTCGTCCTCTACCGGACAGAAGATTATTAATTTGGGGAAAAAATATATGGGCACCCGCTATGTATTCGGGGCATCCACTTCTACTACTAGATATTTTGACTGCTCGTCATTTACTAAATATATCTTTTCAAAATATGGTGTCAATCTTCCCCGCACCTCTGCAGCACAGTCCAAGGTCGGAAAAGCCGTATCCAAATCGAATCTGCGTGTAGGCGATCTGGTCTTCTTCTCCAGCGGCAGCAGAGCTAATGGTAAAAATGTAACGCATGTAGCGGTATATGCAGGCAACGGCAAGATTCTCCACACTTACGGCAAACCTGGTGTGACAGTTTCCAACCTGAATTCGGGCACATGGAAAAAAACTTACCTGAAAGCACGCCGCGTACTGTAG
- a CDS encoding response regulator transcription factor, whose translation MMKRQRENAAVRADWMRGMYMNEAVVWYSSQRADEEQARLITGVFDELGLQTAKSEDPGDLRLLLTGVEPLLMLAELNNISEWAGWGIISEMREQGMFFPVMVVAAGREERVIVEAFENGGNEYMSSPLHRGEFKCRVRNLLMLTGRRRGLDSLLKVDGLLLDPARRLVSRDEIPLTLTPKEFDLLYYLAANLGHACPREEILKHVWGYHFHADTNVVDVYIRHIRLKVDKGYRHKLIHTVRGTGYVMRAPQGGPAL comes from the coding sequence ATGATGAAGCGGCAGAGGGAAAACGCTGCAGTTAGAGCTGACTGGATGCGGGGGATGTACATGAACGAGGCTGTCGTGTGGTATAGTTCACAGCGTGCGGATGAAGAACAGGCCCGGTTGATTACCGGCGTATTTGATGAGCTGGGTCTGCAGACGGCAAAAAGCGAAGATCCCGGGGATCTTCGCTTACTGCTGACCGGAGTGGAGCCATTACTTATGCTTGCGGAGCTGAATAATATCAGTGAATGGGCGGGGTGGGGCATCATTTCGGAGATGAGGGAGCAGGGGATGTTTTTTCCGGTGATGGTTGTAGCCGCAGGCAGGGAGGAACGGGTAATTGTAGAAGCCTTTGAAAATGGCGGAAATGAGTATATGAGCAGCCCATTACACCGGGGGGAGTTCAAATGCAGAGTAAGAAATCTGCTCATGCTTACAGGCCGCCGCAGGGGACTTGATTCCCTGCTGAAGGTGGACGGCCTGCTGCTTGATCCGGCCCGCAGGCTGGTCAGCCGGGATGAAATCCCGCTGACACTGACTCCCAAAGAATTCGATCTGCTCTATTATCTCGCAGCGAATCTGGGACATGCCTGCCCGCGTGAGGAAATTCTAAAGCATGTGTGGGGATATCACTTTCATGCGGACACCAACGTGGTTGACGTCTATATCCGGCACATCCGGTTGAAGGTAGATAAGGGGTACCGTCATAAATTGATTCATACAGTCCGCGGAACGGGATATGTAATGAGGGCGCCGCAAGGCGGCCCCGCATTGTAA
- a CDS encoding Dabb family protein, whose amino-acid sequence MNNGTIRHMAIFTLKHPAGSAEAEKFLQDGVRILSNIPAVNNFEVLRQISAKCDFEYGFSMEFTDQAAYDAYNNHPDHQAFVSERWDTEVAGFQEIDLMK is encoded by the coding sequence ATGAACAACGGAACAATCAGGCATATGGCGATTTTTACTTTAAAGCATCCTGCGGGCTCAGCGGAGGCTGAGAAATTTCTGCAGGACGGAGTGCGGATTCTGAGCAATATACCGGCAGTGAACAATTTTGAGGTGCTGCGCCAGATTAGTGCCAAATGTGATTTTGAGTATGGGTTTTCGATGGAATTTACAGATCAGGCTGCATATGACGCCTATAACAATCATCCGGACCATCAGGCGTTTGTCTCCGAGCGCTGGGATACTGAGGTAGCGGGATTTCAGGAAATCGATTTGATGAAATAA
- a CDS encoding ThiF family adenylyltransferase gives MGNNDRNGRYSRQVRFTPFGEEGQQGLSCSSVLIVGAGALGTGIAETLARCGVGRIILADRDYVEWSNLQRQQLYTEEDAVRRLPKAAAAKARLEQVNSEIMIEAHVMDVRAEELEILLSDVDLIMDGTDNFDTRLIINDLAQKHRIPWIYGACVGSYGITYTILPGETPCLNCLLGTIPLGGDTCDTAGILPQAVQLVTANGTAEAIKLLGGRREHLRSKLLSFDVWRNEHQEIGVKAAKKEDCPSCGLRPVYPYLSAANTERSDVLCGRDTVQIRPAGRQQLNLEETAARLSRLGAGKVERNPYLVSFTEEPYRMVVFADGRALIHGTNEIAAARSFYHRYFG, from the coding sequence ATGGGGAATAATGACCGGAACGGCCGGTATTCGCGGCAGGTCCGTTTTACGCCTTTTGGGGAGGAGGGGCAGCAGGGGCTGTCGTGCTCCAGTGTGCTGATTGTAGGAGCCGGTGCGCTCGGCACGGGCATTGCCGAGACACTGGCCCGCTGCGGAGTGGGACGGATTATTCTTGCCGACCGGGATTATGTAGAGTGGAGCAATCTGCAGCGCCAGCAGCTGTATACAGAAGAGGATGCGGTCCGGCGTCTCCCGAAGGCTGCGGCTGCCAAAGCAAGGCTTGAGCAGGTCAATTCGGAAATCATGATTGAAGCCCATGTGATGGATGTCAGGGCCGAAGAGCTGGAGATTCTGCTGTCAGACGTGGATCTTATCATGGACGGCACAGACAATTTCGATACCCGGCTGATCATCAATGATCTCGCCCAAAAACATCGTATCCCCTGGATCTACGGCGCTTGTGTTGGAAGCTATGGCATTACATACACCATTTTGCCTGGTGAGACGCCTTGTCTGAACTGTCTGCTGGGAACCATCCCTCTGGGCGGAGATACCTGTGATACAGCCGGGATTTTGCCTCAGGCAGTGCAGCTTGTGACCGCCAATGGAACTGCAGAGGCGATCAAGCTGCTGGGAGGACGGCGGGAGCATCTGCGCAGCAAGCTGCTGTCCTTCGATGTATGGCGGAATGAACATCAGGAGATCGGGGTAAAAGCAGCCAAAAAGGAGGATTGCCCATCCTGCGGCTTACGTCCTGTATATCCTTATCTTTCAGCAGCCAATACGGAGCGCAGTGATGTGCTCTGCGGCAGAGATACGGTGCAGATCCGGCCGGCAGGGCGGCAGCAGCTGAACCTGGAAGAAACGGCAGCAAGACTGTCCAGGCTTGGAGCCGGCAAAGTGGAGCGCAACCCCTATCTGGTTTCATTCACGGAAGAGCCGTACCGTATGGTCGTTTTTGCGGATGGACGGGCCCTGATTCATGGAACGAATGAGATTGCAGCCGCCCGGAGCTTTTATCACCGTTATTTCGGATAA
- a CDS encoding ABC-F family ATP-binding cassette domain-containing protein: protein MSLLTVEDVSHNFGERQLFKNVNFRLLPGEHVGLVGANGVGKSTLMNILTGTLLKDSGKVEWTPRVRYGYLDQHTILTPGKTIRDVLKDAFLPLLELENEMMAITGKMGDASPEELEQLLEQMGEIQEQLDIGDFYLIDVKVEEMSNGLGLSAIGLDRDVSSLSGGQRTKVLLAKLLLEKPNVLLLDEPTNYLDVEHIDWLTHYLKQYPYAFMLISHDTEFMNKVVDVVYHLEFAKLTRYTANYEKFLDMAEMNKNQHIDAYEKQREYIKKQEEFIQKNKARASTSGRAKSREKQLGRMELIDRPEEAAKPTFSFKESRSSGKTVFEGIDFEIGYDRPLLPKLNMTIERGDKIAIVGYNGVGKSTLLKTILGVIPPLSGKTYLGDYLNPAYFQQEVKAANITPIEDVWNEFSGLTQNEVRGHLARCGLKNEHITRPLNMLSGGEQAKVRLCKLMMRESNWILFDEPTNHLDVTAKAELKRALQEYKGTILLVSHEPEFYDGLVTKIWNVEQWSAQKV, encoded by the coding sequence ATGAGTTTACTTACAGTAGAAGATGTATCCCACAACTTTGGAGAACGGCAGCTGTTCAAGAATGTAAATTTCCGGCTGCTGCCCGGCGAGCATGTGGGACTGGTGGGTGCGAATGGCGTAGGCAAGTCGACGCTGATGAATATTTTGACCGGAACACTGCTTAAGGATAGCGGTAAAGTGGAATGGACGCCCCGGGTACGTTACGGATATCTTGACCAGCATACCATTCTGACACCGGGGAAGACCATCCGGGATGTATTGAAGGACGCATTCCTGCCGCTGCTGGAGCTGGAGAATGAGATGATGGCGATTACCGGTAAAATGGGCGATGCCTCACCCGAAGAGCTGGAGCAGCTGCTTGAACAGATGGGTGAAATTCAGGAGCAGCTGGATATCGGTGATTTTTATCTGATCGATGTCAAAGTAGAGGAAATGAGCAACGGGCTCGGCTTATCAGCTATCGGACTGGACCGTGACGTCTCCTCCTTAAGCGGGGGACAGCGCACCAAGGTTCTGCTGGCCAAGCTGCTGCTGGAAAAGCCGAACGTTCTGCTGCTGGATGAGCCTACCAACTATCTGGACGTAGAGCATATCGACTGGCTTACCCATTATCTGAAGCAGTATCCTTATGCATTTATGCTGATTTCCCATGATACAGAGTTTATGAACAAGGTCGTAGACGTTGTGTATCATCTGGAATTTGCCAAGCTGACCCGCTATACGGCCAATTATGAGAAATTCCTGGATATGGCCGAAATGAATAAAAATCAGCATATCGATGCTTACGAGAAGCAGCGGGAATACATCAAAAAACAAGAAGAATTCATCCAGAAAAACAAAGCGCGTGCATCCACATCGGGCCGGGCCAAAAGCCGTGAGAAGCAGCTGGGACGCATGGAGCTGATTGACCGGCCGGAGGAAGCGGCAAAGCCGACATTTTCGTTCAAAGAGAGCCGTTCGAGCGGTAAAACGGTCTTTGAGGGTATCGATTTCGAGATCGGTTATGACCGCCCGCTGCTGCCCAAGCTGAATATGACAATTGAACGCGGTGACAAAATAGCCATAGTAGGGTATAACGGTGTCGGTAAATCCACATTGCTCAAAACAATTCTTGGTGTCATCCCCCCGCTCAGCGGTAAAACGTATCTGGGTGACTACCTGAATCCGGCTTATTTCCAGCAGGAGGTCAAAGCCGCCAATATAACGCCGATTGAAGATGTGTGGAATGAATTTTCCGGTCTGACCCAGAATGAGGTGCGCGGGCATCTGGCCCGCTGCGGTCTCAAAAATGAGCATATCACCCGTCCGCTGAATATGCTGAGCGGCGGCGAGCAGGCAAAGGTGCGGCTATGCAAGCTGATGATGCGCGAGAGCAACTGGATTTTGTTCGATGAACCGACCAATCACCTTGATGTTACGGCCAAAGCTGAACTGAAGCGTGCGCTGCAGGAATACAAAGGCACGATTCTGCTGGTCTCCCACGAACCTGAATTCTATGACGGCCTGGTCACGAAGATCTGGAATGTAGAGCAGTGGTCGGCTCAAAAAGTATAA
- a CDS encoding serine/threonine-protein kinase, whose protein sequence is MKFQSKLAAGHILGGRYIITGLIGSGGMGHVYLAEDLRLKGKRWAVKEGMQLEGGYGDLQAEAELLLSLNHRLLPGVADFFAPDEAGYCYLVIDYIDGISLAQYMAGHPEPIEGEKIISYARQLLEVLEYLHGLHPPLIYRDLKPGNVMLTGPDELRLIDFGIARSYRSGSAEDTEKLGTVGFAAPEQYGRGQSGPASDLYGLGALLLYMSSGGRYSSWQPGMENLLRGRIPEALNPVIRRLLRHHPEERYQSAAEVMLALDAAASFKKQEWRGRLEAYPGRSEAVVIALLGTAPGLGTTHTSLAVSHALARKGLTAWIDFSPEAVVYERMRNVLQGVTDSGRFSGGTATRMEWRGIHFWKRPPHGSIPDLPGSLDYAYIVLDLGYGSDPEKLKMFADSELPVLIASGADWRLEETLQWLQRSRLTPQDKWRICLPFAGDSAAALLEEGLGMMNGRVCSLPVQHDPFLSKGKLAVAVKALLADIPRPAVPGKRIGFFQKKS, encoded by the coding sequence ATGAAATTCCAATCGAAGCTTGCAGCAGGACATATTCTTGGCGGAAGATACATCATTACAGGGTTGATCGGCTCAGGGGGGATGGGCCATGTTTATCTGGCGGAAGATCTGCGGCTGAAAGGCAAACGCTGGGCGGTTAAAGAAGGCATGCAGCTTGAAGGAGGTTATGGAGATCTGCAAGCGGAGGCAGAGCTGCTGCTGTCGCTCAACCACCGTCTGCTTCCGGGTGTGGCAGATTTTTTTGCTCCGGATGAAGCGGGATATTGTTATTTGGTGATCGATTACATTGACGGAATCAGCCTGGCGCAATATATGGCTGGCCACCCTGAGCCTATAGAAGGGGAAAAGATTATAAGCTATGCGAGACAGCTGCTTGAAGTATTGGAGTATTTGCACGGTCTTCATCCGCCGCTCATTTACCGGGATTTGAAGCCGGGTAATGTGATGCTGACCGGTCCCGATGAGCTGAGGCTGATTGATTTCGGCATTGCGAGAAGTTACAGAAGCGGTTCAGCAGAGGATACAGAGAAGCTGGGGACGGTCGGTTTTGCGGCACCGGAACAGTACGGCAGAGGACAAAGCGGGCCGGCCTCTGATCTCTACGGATTGGGAGCACTGCTGCTGTATATGTCTTCTGGAGGACGGTACAGCAGCTGGCAGCCGGGAATGGAAAACCTGTTGCGCGGAAGAATACCGGAGGCGCTGAATCCTGTCATCCGCAGGCTGCTCCGCCATCACCCGGAGGAACGCTACCAGAGCGCAGCAGAAGTAATGCTGGCACTGGATGCAGCTGCATCTTTTAAGAAACAGGAATGGCGCGGAAGACTTGAAGCTTATCCCGGACGGTCCGAAGCAGTTGTCATTGCACTGCTCGGTACGGCGCCCGGTCTTGGAACGACACATACCTCGCTGGCTGTTAGCCATGCGCTGGCACGTAAAGGGTTGACCGCCTGGATAGATTTCAGTCCTGAGGCAGTGGTGTACGAACGCATGCGAAATGTGCTGCAAGGCGTTACAGACAGCGGAAGGTTCAGTGGCGGGACTGCTACCCGTATGGAATGGAGGGGCATTCATTTTTGGAAGAGACCTCCTCACGGGAGTATACCCGATTTGCCCGGAAGCCTGGATTACGCCTATATCGTTCTCGACCTCGGTTACGGGAGCGATCCGGAGAAGCTGAAAATGTTCGCGGACAGTGAACTTCCGGTGCTTATCGCCTCGGGAGCCGACTGGCGGCTTGAGGAGACTTTGCAATGGCTGCAGCGCAGCCGTCTGACACCACAGGATAAGTGGCGGATTTGTCTGCCTTTTGCCGGAGACTCAGCAGCAGCCCTGCTCGAAGAAGGACTCGGTATGATGAACGGCCGGGTTTGCAGCCTGCCGGTCCAGCATGACCCTTTTCTCAGCAAGGGAAAACTGGCAGTTGCAGTTAAAGCCCTGCTCGCAGACATACCAAGACCGGCGGTTCCTGGAAAACGAATTGGATTTTTTCAGAAAAAATCATAA